Proteins from one Triplophysa dalaica isolate WHDGS20190420 chromosome 6, ASM1584641v1, whole genome shotgun sequence genomic window:
- the LOC130424580 gene encoding leucine-rich repeat-containing protein 15-like, whose translation MIRYMSFKSTLVFICILVHLHWSHQLYGKTSEECKNKEVYDHTTTAVPEKLKDGVDEVYFVNSKINILPKGAFSKNPQVKRIEFIGTPTQTVEVGAFEGLHDITIIEISGTQVTSLPVGVFKDLINLNKLTLKSNKIQSLEKGLFDDLQNLEYLGLNMNEITSIDEGTFDNLDNLKTLHLGKNSLTSVSTSLLANLKKLQIFRIYENQLNTMPDGIFDDFLNLTEVALNGNKISSIQQNLFPHKSQLLKLYLNSNLLTELPEELFVGFSGLNTLTLHSNQLTSLPTVLFGEMPKLTDLNLRQNNLSSIPPGVFSPLKKLKKLDLSSNHFLNLSGDFFEGLEKLSELNLQNNMIQSVKTEDFEKIKSLLSLKLDNNNLRILPEDVFSNLPKLSKVYLDKNPWHCDCNLLPFYEWMVNNKEKIKSKTPELCESPIELHNQALLLLIEDELICRTTTPPFATTMPSTTFLTTALPTTTTVLTTVAPTTILTTTAPLTTTTVITTTSTAEPPTTTSVLTTVAPKTILTTTAPLTTTTVITTTSTAEPPTTTSVLTTVAPTTMLTTTAPLTTTTSTAEPPTTTSLPTTTSSAPTTTIQPPTTFMSSTLIPTTTSSQTTIATTSVTTTILIPNMTASTIKKTTTLFPTTCNSLTCTGSQQSSFSRATPTRRFSSCETLMIYYSTLLVIEICCTAVLAKLTYSLHCSLQHREPHHNQVNLTHFSYRKSIVLKPVVETETIAL comes from the exons ATGATCAG gtatatgtcttttaaaagtacacttgtatttatttgcatactTGTGCATCTGCACTGGAGCCATCAACTGTATGGCAAAACAAGTGAGGAGTGCAAAAACAAAGAAGTGTATGATCATACCACCACAGCAGTGCCAGAAAAACTAAAAGATGGAGTCGATGAAGTATATTTTGTTAACAGTAAGATTAATATCCTACCAAAAGGAGCCTTTTCTAAAAACCCTCAAGTCAAAAGAATCGAATTTATAGGTACCCCAACCCAAACTGTAGAGGTCGGAGCCTTTGAGGGTTTACATGATATCACAATCATTGAGATATCTGGCACCCAAGTGACGTCATTACCTGTTGGCGTTTTTAAAGATCTCATCAACCTCAATAAACTTACTTTGAAAAGTAACAAAATTCAGAGCCTGGAAAAGGGGTTATTTGATGATTTACAGAATCTTGAATATTTGGGCCTAAATATGAATGAGATCACCTCTATTGATGAGGGAACATTCGACAATTTGGACAATCTTAAAACTCTTCATCTTGGAAAGAACAGCCTTACTTCCGTATCGACATCTCTTTTAGCAAATCTTAAAAAACTGCAGATTTTCAGAATCTATGAGAACCAGCTTAACACTATGCCCGATGGGATTTTTGATGACTTCCTGAATTTGACAGAAGTAGCTTTGAATGGCAACAAAATCTCATCCATACAACAAAATTTGTTTCCACACAAAAGTcaattattaaaattgtatttgaacAGTAATCTTTTAACGGAACTTCCCGAAGAGCTGTTTGTTGGTTTCTCTGGACTGAACACTCTAACTCTGCATAGCAATCAGCTCACCAGTCTCCCGACCGTCCTCTTCGGAGAAATGCCCAAACTGACTGATTTGAATCTCAGACAGAATAATCTCTCTTCAATACCACCTGGAGTTTTCAGTCCCCTTAAGAAGCTGAAGAAGTTAGACCTCTCCTCAAACCACTTCTTGAATTTATCAGGGGACTTTTTCGAAGGTCTCGAGAAGTTGTCTGAACTTAATCTTCAAAACAACATGATACAATCAGTGAAAACGGAggactttgaaaaaattaaGTCTCTTTTAAGCCTCAAACTGGACAATAATAATCTCAGAATCCTTCCTGAGGATGTTTTTAGCAACCTTCCAAAACTAAGTAAAGTTTACCTAGACAAAAATCCATGGCACTGTGACTGTAACCTGTTGCCATTTTATGAATGGATGGTAAACAACAAGGAAAAGATCAAATCGAAAACTCCAGAACTTTGTGAATCGCCTATAGAGCTGCATAATCAAGCTCTCTTACTGCTAATAGAAGATGAATTGATATGCCGCACAACAACCCCACCCTTTGCCACTACCATGCCCTCTACAACTTTCTTAACAACAGCGCTACCGACAACAACAACAGTTTTAACAACAGTGGCACCTACAACAAttttaacaacaacagcacCACTGACTACAACAACAGTCAtaacaacaacatcaacagCAGAACCGCCAACTACAACATCAGTCTTAACAACAGTGGCACctaaaacaattttaacaacaacagcacCACTGACTACAACAACAGTCAtaacaacaacatcaacagCAGAACCGCCAACTACAACATCAGTCTTAACAACAGTGGCACCAACAACAATGTTAACAACAACAGCACCACTGACTACAACAACATCCACTGCAGAACCGCCAACTACAACTTCACTACCGACCACAACTTCATCAGCCCCCACCACTACAATACAACCACCAACAACTTTTATGTCATCCACGTTGATTCCAACTacaacatcatcacaaacaACAATCGCCACAACTTCTGTGACTACAACTATATTAATTCCTAACATGACAGCAAGCacgattaaaaaaacaacaacacttttCCCCACAACATGTAACAGTTTAACCTGCACCGGCTCCCAGCAATCGTCTTTCTCAAGAGCCACACCCACCCGCAGGTTCTCATCATGTGAGACACTCATGATATATTACTCTACATTGCTGGTTATAGAAATCTGCTGTACCGCAGTGCTGGCCAAGTTGACATATTCACTACACTGCTCTCTCCAGCATAGAGAACCACATCACAACCAGGTAAACTTGACCCATTTTTCCTATAGAAAATCCATTGTACTAAAACCAGTCGTTGAGACAGAGACCATCGCTCTATGA
- the LOC130424579 gene encoding leucine-rich repeat-containing protein 15-like: protein MIRYMSFKSTLVFICILVHLHWSHQLYGKTSEECKNKEVYDHTTTAVPEKLKDGVDEVYFVNSKINILPKGAFSKNPQVKRIEFIGTPTQTVEVGAFEGLHDITIIEISGTQVTSLPVGVFKDLINLNKLTLKSNKIQSLEKGLFDDLQNLEYLGLNMNEITSIDEGTFDNLDNLKTLHLGKNSLTSVSTSLLANLKKLQIFRIYENQLNTMPDGIFDDFLNLTEVALNGNKISSIQQNLFPHKSQLLKLYLNSNLLTELPEELFVGFSGLNTLTLHSNQLTSLPTVLFGEMANLTDLNLRQNNLSSIPPGVFSPLKKLKKLDLSSNHFLNLSGDFFEGLEKLSELNLQNNMIQSVKTEDFEKIKSLLSLKLDNNNLRILPEDVFSNLPKLSKVYLDKNPWHCDCNLLPFYEWMVNNKEKIKSKTPELCESPIELHNQALLLLIEDELICRTTTPPFATTMPSTTFLTTALPTTTTVLTTVAPTTILTTTAPLTTTTVITTTSTAEPPTTTSVLTTVAPKTILTTTAPLTTTTVITTTSTAEPPTTTSVLTTVAPTTMLTTTAPLTTTTSTAEPPTTTSLPTTTSSAPTTTIQPPTTFMSSTLIPTTTSSQTTIATTSVTTTILIPNMTASTIKKTTTLFPTTCNSLTCTGSQQSSFSRATPTRRFSSCETLMIYYSTLLVIEICCTAVLAKLTYSLHCSLQHREPHHNQVNLTHFSYRKSIVLKPVVETETIAL from the exons ATGATCAG gtatatgtcttttaaaagtacacttgtatttatttgcatactTGTGCATCTGCACTGGAGCCATCAACTGTATGGCAAAACAAGTGAGGAGTGCAAAAACAAAGAAGTGTATGATCATACCACCACAGCAGTGCCAGAAAAACTAAAAGATGGAGTCGATGAAGTATATTTTGTTAACAGTAAGATTAATATCCTACCAAAAGGAGCCTTTTCTAAAAACCCTCAAGTCAAAAGAATCGAATTTATAGGTACCCCAACCCAAACTGTAGAGGTCGGAGCCTTTGAGGGTTTACATGATATCACAATCATTGAGATATCTGGCACCCAAGTGACGTCATTACCTGTTGGCGTTTTTAAAGATCTCATCAACCTCAATAAACTTACTTTGAAAAGTAACAAAATTCAGAGCCTGGAAAAGGGGTTATTTGATGATTTACAGAATCTTGAATATTTGGGCCTAAATATGAATGAGATCACCTCTATTGATGAGGGAACATTCGACAATTTGGACAATCTTAAAACTCTTCATCTTGGAAAGAACAGCCTTACTTCCGTATCGACATCTCTTTTAGCAAATCTTAAAAAACTGCAGATTTTCAGAATCTATGAGAACCAGCTTAACACTATGCCCGATGGGATTTTTGATGACTTCCTGAATTTGACAGAAGTAGCTTTGAATGGCAACAAAATCTCATCTATACAACAAAATTTGTTTCCACACAAAAGTcaattattaaaattgtatttgaacAGTAATCTTTTAACGGAACTTCCCGAAGAGCTGTTTGTTGGTTTCTCTGGACTGAACACTCTAACTCTGCATAGCAATCAGCTCACCAGTCTCCCGACCGTCCTCTTCGGAGAAATGGCCAATCTGACTGATTTGAATCTCAGACAGAATAATCTCTCTTCAATACCACCTGGAGTTTTCAGTCCCCTTAAGAAGCTGAAGAAGTTAGACCTCTCCTCAAACCACTTCTTGAATTTATCAGGGGACTTTTTCGAAGGTCTCGAGAAGTTGTCTGAACTTAATCTTCAAAACAACATGATACAATCAGTGAAAACGGAggactttgaaaaaattaaGTCTCTTTTAAGCCTCAAACTGGACAATAATAATCTCAGAATCCTTCCTGAGGATGTTTTTAGCAACCTTCCAAAACTAAGTAAAGTTTACCTAGACAAAAATCCATGGCACTGTGACTGTAACCTGTTGCCATTTTATGAATGGATGGTAAACAACAAGGAAAAGATCAAATCGAAAACTCCAGAACTTTGTGAATCGCCTATAGAGCTGCATAATCAAGCTCTCTTACTGCTAATAGAAGATGAATTGATATGCCGCACAACAACCCCACCCTTTGCCACTACCATGCCCTCTACAACTTTCTTAACAACAGCGCTACCGACAACAACAACAGTTTTAACAACAGTGGCACCTACAACAAttttaacaacaacagcacCACTGACTACAACAACAGTCAtaacaacaacatcaacagCAGAACCGCCAACTACAACATCAGTCTTAACAACAGTGGCACctaaaacaattttaacaacaacagcacCACTGACTACAACAACAGTCAtaacaacaacatcaacagCAGAACCGCCAACTACAACATCAGTCTTAACAACAGTGGCACCAACAACAATGTTAACAACAACAGCACCACTGACTACAACAACATCCACTGCAGAACCGCCAACTACAACTTCACTACCGACCACAACTTCATCAGCCCCCACCACTACAATACAACCACCAACAACTTTTATGTCATCCACGTTGATTCCAACTacaacatcatcacaaacaACAATCGCCACAACTTCTGTGACTACAACTATATTAATTCCTAACATGACAGCAAGCacgattaaaaaaacaacaacacttttCCCCACAACATGTAACAGTTTAACCTGCACCGGCTCCCAGCAATCGTCTTTCTCAAGAGCCACACCCACCCGCAGGTTCTCATCATGTGAGACACTCATGATATATTACTCTACATTGCTGGTTATAGAAATCTGCTGTACCGCAGTGCTGGCCAAGTTGACATATTCACTACACTGCTCTCTCCAGCATAGAGAACCACATCACAACCAGGTAAACTTGACCCATTTTTCCTATAGAAAATCCATTGTACTAAAACCAGTCGTTGAGACAGAGACCATCGCTCTATGA